Proteins from a single region of Streptomyces glaucescens:
- a CDS encoding peptidylprolyl isomerase yields MVSQEQRRRQLAREKFLRQQQRRTDARRKARTRNAVIASALGVILVGSLALYTTGALKDDGKEKAGADVTPSATSAPPDPCGKPAKGEAESMSFKKEPAMTIDTSAKYTMKLETTCGDIEVALKAAAAPHTVNSFNFLAGKGYFDHTKCHRLTTNGIYVLQCGDPTASGSGGPGYQMKDENLKDKSLKGNVYPAGTVAMANSGPNTNGSQFFLVYQDSQLPPSYTPFGTVSASGMTVLKKIAAAGENTGAGDGAPNATVVIDKATVTKS; encoded by the coding sequence GTGGTCAGCCAGGAACAGCGGCGGCGTCAGCTCGCCCGGGAGAAGTTCTTGCGGCAGCAGCAGCGGCGCACCGACGCACGGCGCAAGGCGCGCACGCGCAACGCGGTGATCGCATCGGCACTGGGCGTCATCCTGGTCGGCAGCCTCGCGCTGTACACGACCGGGGCTCTCAAGGACGACGGCAAGGAGAAGGCGGGCGCGGACGTCACGCCCAGCGCCACGAGCGCGCCGCCGGACCCGTGCGGCAAGCCGGCCAAGGGCGAGGCCGAGTCGATGTCCTTCAAGAAGGAGCCGGCGATGACCATCGACACGTCGGCGAAGTACACGATGAAGCTGGAGACGACCTGCGGCGACATAGAGGTGGCGCTGAAGGCGGCGGCGGCCCCGCACACGGTGAACTCGTTCAACTTCCTCGCCGGCAAGGGCTACTTCGACCACACCAAGTGCCACCGTCTGACCACGAACGGCATCTACGTCCTGCAGTGCGGCGACCCGACGGCCAGCGGCAGCGGCGGCCCGGGGTACCAGATGAAGGACGAGAACCTCAAGGACAAGAGCCTGAAGGGCAACGTCTACCCGGCGGGCACGGTGGCGATGGCCAACTCCGGCCCGAACACCAACGGCAGCCAGTTCTTCCTCGTCTACCAGGACAGTCAGCTGCCTCCCAGCTACACCCCGTTCGGTACGGTGTCCGCATCCGGCATGACGGTCCTGAAGAAGATCGCCGCCGCGGGCGAGAACACCGGCGCCGGTGACGGGGCTCCGAACGCGACGGTCGTGATCGACAAGGCGACGGTCACGAAATCCTGA
- a CDS encoding DUF349 domain-containing protein encodes MSSDPWGRVDETGTVYVRTADGEKVVGSWQAGSPDEALAYFERKYEGLVVEIGLLEKRVRTTDLSAKDAQAAIDHLREQVDAHHAVGDLDALRTRLDKLVETVEKRREERKAQRAKQSDEARHAKEALVAEAEQLAQSDQWRAAGERLRALVDTWKGLPRLDRKSDDELWHRFSHARSAFSKRRKAHFAQLDAQREEARRIKERLVAEAESLSDSTDWGPTAARYRELMAEWKAAGRAQREHEDDLWNRFRGAQDVFFAARSSVFAERDAEQAENLKLKEELAEEAEKILPVTDLKAARAAFRSINERWEAIGHVPRDARPKVEGRMHAVERAIQEAEEAEWRRTNPEARARAEGLTGQLQAAVDKLKGQIEQARAQGNNAKADKLERELEGRQALLDQALKGLQEFGG; translated from the coding sequence GTGAGCAGCGACCCGTGGGGCCGCGTCGACGAGACGGGGACCGTGTACGTGCGGACGGCCGACGGCGAGAAGGTCGTCGGCTCCTGGCAGGCCGGCTCCCCTGACGAGGCGCTGGCCTACTTCGAGCGCAAGTACGAGGGCCTGGTTGTCGAGATCGGCCTCCTCGAGAAGCGAGTGCGGACCACCGACCTGTCGGCCAAGGACGCCCAGGCGGCCATCGACCATCTGCGCGAGCAGGTCGACGCGCACCACGCCGTCGGTGACCTGGACGCCCTGCGGACCCGGCTGGACAAGCTCGTCGAGACCGTCGAGAAGCGCCGCGAGGAGCGCAAGGCGCAGCGCGCGAAGCAGTCCGACGAGGCCCGTCACGCCAAGGAGGCGCTGGTCGCCGAGGCCGAGCAGCTTGCGCAGTCCGACCAGTGGCGGGCGGCCGGCGAGCGGCTGCGGGCGCTGGTGGACACCTGGAAGGGTCTGCCCCGCCTGGACCGCAAGTCCGACGACGAGCTGTGGCACCGCTTCTCGCACGCCCGGTCGGCGTTCTCCAAGCGCCGCAAGGCGCACTTCGCGCAGCTCGACGCGCAGCGCGAGGAGGCCCGCAGGATCAAGGAGCGGCTGGTCGCCGAGGCCGAGTCGCTGTCGGACTCGACCGACTGGGGCCCCACCGCCGCCCGCTACCGCGAGCTGATGGCGGAGTGGAAGGCCGCGGGCCGCGCCCAGCGCGAGCACGAGGACGACCTGTGGAACCGCTTCCGCGGCGCGCAGGACGTGTTCTTCGCCGCCCGCAGCTCGGTCTTCGCCGAGCGGGACGCCGAGCAGGCGGAGAACCTGAAGCTGAAGGAGGAGCTGGCCGAGGAGGCCGAGAAGATCCTCCCGGTCACGGACCTCAAGGCGGCGCGGGCCGCGTTCCGCTCGATCAACGAGCGCTGGGAGGCCATCGGCCACGTGCCGCGGGACGCCCGGCCGAAGGTCGAGGGCCGGATGCACGCGGTCGAGCGGGCCATCCAGGAGGCCGAGGAGGCCGAGTGGCGCCGGACGAACCCGGAGGCACGCGCGCGTGCCGAGGGTCTGACCGGTCAGCTCCAGGCGGCGGTGGACAAGCTCAAGGGCCAGATCGAGCAGGCGCGCGCCCAGGGCAACAACGCCAAGGCCGACAAGCTGGAGCGGGAGCTGGAGGGCCGCCAGGCGCTGCTGGACCAGGCGCTGAAGGGCCTGCAGGAGTTCGGCGGCTGA
- a CDS encoding RelA/SpoT family protein translates to MPDEAQHLTAAKPERASEPAAEPAPAKDEPRGTARHDRSASAADSAEQARPKPSPAPDPGRAGGSPSAERPAPPIRPATPPQPARSGSSNRVRARLARLGVQRANPYNPVLEPLLRIVRSNDPKIETSTLRQIERAYQVAERWHRGQKRKSGDPYITHPLAVTTILAELGMDPATLMAGLLHDTVEDTEYGLEDLRRDFGDVVALLVDGVTKLDKVKFGEAAQAETVRKMVVAMAKDPRVLVIKLADRLHNMRTMRYLKREKQEKKARETLEIYAPLAHRLGMNTIKWELEDLAFAILYPKMYDEIVRLVAERAPKRDEYLAIVTDEVQQDLRAARIKATVTGRPKHYYSVYQKMIVRGRDFAEIYDLVGIRVLVDTVRDCYAALGTVHARWNPVPGRFKDYIAMPKFNMYQSLHTTVIGPNGKPVELQIRTFDMHRRAEYGIAAHWKYKQDAVAGASKVRTDVPKASGKDKDAINDMAWLRQLLDWQKETEDPSEFLESLRFDLSRNEVFVFTPKGDVIALPAGATPVDFAYAVHTEVGHRTIGARVNGRLVPLESTLDNGDLVEVFTSKAAGAGPSRDWLGFVKSPRARNKIRAWFSKERRDEAIEHGKDAIVRAMRKQNLPIQRILTGDSLVTLAHEMRYPDISALYAAIGEGHVSAQNVVQKLVQAFGGEEAATEEIDESVPPSRGRSRKRRTSTDPGVVVKGVEDVWVKLARCCTPVPGDPIIGFVTRGSGVSVHRSDCVNVDSLSREPERILDVEWAPTQSSVFLVAIQVEALDRSRLLSDVTRVLSDQHVNILSAAVQTSRDRVATSRFTFEMGDPKHLGHVLKAVRGVEGVYDVYRVTSARNRS, encoded by the coding sequence TTGCCAGACGAGGCCCAGCACCTGACCGCCGCCAAGCCCGAGCGAGCCTCGGAGCCCGCGGCCGAGCCCGCGCCCGCGAAGGACGAGCCGCGCGGGACGGCCCGGCACGACCGGTCCGCGTCCGCCGCCGACTCCGCCGAGCAGGCCCGCCCCAAGCCGTCCCCCGCTCCGGACCCCGGCCGGGCGGGCGGGTCCCCGTCCGCCGAGCGCCCCGCGCCGCCGATCCGCCCGGCCACGCCGCCGCAGCCCGCCCGCTCCGGCTCCTCCAACCGGGTGCGCGCCCGCCTCGCCCGGCTCGGTGTACAGCGCGCGAACCCGTACAACCCCGTGCTGGAGCCGCTGCTGCGGATAGTCCGGAGCAACGACCCCAAGATCGAGACGTCGACGCTCCGCCAGATCGAGCGGGCCTACCAGGTCGCCGAGCGCTGGCACCGCGGCCAGAAGCGCAAGAGCGGCGACCCCTACATCACGCACCCCCTCGCCGTCACCACCATCCTCGCCGAGCTGGGCATGGATCCGGCCACGCTGATGGCGGGCCTGCTGCACGACACCGTCGAGGACACCGAGTACGGCCTGGAGGACCTGCGCCGCGACTTCGGCGACGTGGTCGCCCTGCTCGTCGACGGCGTCACCAAGCTGGACAAGGTCAAGTTCGGTGAGGCCGCCCAGGCCGAGACCGTGCGCAAGATGGTCGTCGCCATGGCCAAGGACCCGCGCGTCCTGGTCATCAAGCTCGCCGACCGCCTGCACAACATGCGCACCATGCGCTACCTCAAGCGCGAGAAGCAGGAGAAGAAGGCGCGCGAGACCCTGGAGATCTACGCGCCGCTCGCCCACCGCCTGGGCATGAACACCATCAAGTGGGAGCTGGAGGACCTCGCCTTCGCGATCCTCTACCCCAAGATGTACGACGAGATCGTCCGCCTGGTCGCGGAGCGTGCCCCCAAGCGGGACGAGTACCTGGCGATCGTGACCGACGAGGTCCAGCAGGACCTGCGCGCCGCCCGGATCAAGGCGACGGTCACCGGCCGCCCGAAGCACTACTACAGCGTCTACCAGAAGATGATCGTCCGCGGCCGTGACTTCGCGGAGATCTACGACCTGGTGGGCATCCGCGTCCTCGTGGACACCGTCCGCGACTGCTACGCGGCCCTCGGCACGGTGCACGCGCGATGGAACCCGGTCCCCGGCCGGTTCAAGGACTACATCGCGATGCCGAAGTTCAACATGTACCAGTCGCTGCACACGACGGTCATAGGCCCCAACGGCAAGCCCGTCGAGCTGCAGATCCGCACCTTCGACATGCACCGCCGCGCCGAGTACGGCATCGCCGCGCACTGGAAGTACAAGCAGGACGCCGTGGCGGGCGCCTCCAAGGTCCGCACCGACGTCCCCAAGGCGTCCGGCAAGGACAAGGACGCCATCAACGACATGGCCTGGCTGCGGCAGCTCCTGGACTGGCAGAAGGAGACCGAGGACCCCAGCGAGTTCCTGGAGTCCCTGCGCTTCGACCTCTCCCGCAACGAGGTCTTCGTCTTCACCCCCAAGGGTGACGTGATAGCGCTCCCCGCCGGGGCCACCCCGGTGGACTTCGCGTACGCCGTGCACACCGAGGTGGGCCACCGCACCATAGGAGCACGGGTCAACGGCCGGCTCGTCCCGCTGGAGTCCACCCTGGACAACGGCGACCTGGTGGAGGTCTTCACCTCCAAGGCGGCCGGAGCGGGTCCGTCCCGCGACTGGCTCGGCTTCGTGAAGTCGCCGCGCGCCCGCAACAAGATCCGCGCCTGGTTCTCCAAGGAGCGCCGCGACGAGGCGATCGAGCACGGCAAGGACGCCATCGTCCGCGCCATGCGCAAGCAGAACCTGCCGATCCAGCGCATCCTCACCGGCGACTCCCTGGTCACCCTGGCGCACGAGATGCGCTACCCGGACATCTCCGCCCTGTACGCGGCGATCGGCGAGGGGCACGTCTCCGCGCAGAACGTGGTGCAGAAGCTCGTCCAGGCCTTCGGCGGCGAGGAGGCGGCCACCGAGGAGATCGACGAGAGCGTGCCGCCGTCGCGCGGCCGCAGCCGCAAGCGCCGTACCAGCACCGATCCGGGCGTGGTCGTCAAGGGCGTCGAGGACGTGTGGGTCAAGCTGGCCCGCTGCTGCACACCGGTCCCGGGCGACCCGATCATCGGCTTCGTCACGCGCGGCAGCGGTGTGTCGGTCCACCGCAGCGACTGCGTGAACGTGGACTCGCTGTCGCGGGAGCCGGAACGGATCCTCGACGTCGAGTGGGCGCCCACCCAGTCCTCGGTCTTCCTGGTGGCCATCCAGGTCGAGGCGCTGGACCGCTCCCGGCTGCTGTCGGACGTCACCCGCGTCCTGTCCGACCAGCACGTCAACATCCTCTCCGCGGCCGTCCAGACCTCCCGCGACCGCGTCGCCACCTCCCGGTTCACCTTCGAGATGGGCGACCCGAAGCACCTCGGCCACGTCCTGAAGGCGGTCCGGGGCGTCGAGGGCGTGTACGACGTGTACCGGGTGACGTCGGCGCGCAACCGCTCGTAG
- a CDS encoding adenine phosphoribosyltransferase — MTGIQELLLSRIRDVADYPEPGVMFKDITPLLADPAAFTALTDALAGIVERTGATKIVGLEARGFILGAPVAVRAGVGFIPVRKAGKLPGATLRQSYDLEYGSAEIEVHAEDLSTQDRVLVIDDVLATGGTAEASLQLIRRAGAQVAGVAVLMELAFLDGRSRLAPALDGAPLEALLVV, encoded by the coding sequence ATGACCGGCATCCAGGAGCTGCTGCTCAGCCGCATCCGCGATGTCGCGGACTACCCGGAGCCCGGGGTGATGTTCAAGGACATCACCCCGCTCCTCGCGGACCCGGCGGCGTTCACCGCGCTCACCGACGCGCTGGCCGGGATCGTGGAGCGCACCGGCGCCACCAAGATCGTCGGCTTGGAGGCCCGCGGTTTCATCCTCGGCGCCCCGGTGGCCGTCCGCGCGGGCGTCGGGTTCATCCCGGTCCGCAAGGCGGGCAAGCTCCCCGGCGCCACCCTGCGCCAGTCCTACGACCTGGAGTACGGGTCGGCGGAGATCGAGGTGCACGCCGAGGACCTGAGCACGCAGGACCGCGTCCTGGTCATCGACGACGTGCTGGCCACCGGCGGCACCGCCGAGGCCTCCCTCCAGCTGATCCGCCGGGCCGGCGCCCAGGTCGCGGGCGTCGCCGTACTGATGGAGCTGGCGTTCCTCGACGGCCGCAGCCGCCTGGCACCGGCCCTCGACGGAGCGCCCCTGGAGGCGCTGCTCGTCGTCTGA
- the secF gene encoding protein translocase subunit SecF, whose product MSKLGNLGARLHRGEVGYDFVKNRKIWYGISILITITAIVGLAVRGLNMGIEFQGGAVFTTGKTSVSVSQAEEYAEEASGHDAIVQKLGNGDDGSLRIQVAGIDTERADQIKDTLAEDMKVDPESINAELVGPSWGDQIANKAWQGLGIFLILVVIYLAIAFEWRMAVAAFVALIHDITITVGIYALVGFEVTPGTVIGLLTILGYSLYDTVVVFDSLKEQTRDITKQTRWTYSDIANRSINSTLVRSVNTTVVALLPVAGLLFIGGGVLGAGMLNDISLSLFVGLAAGAYSSIFIATPLVADLKEREPQMKALRKRVLAKRAQGGDHDEPQTGDGGDEAYADEATPAVVGPRDQSGTRTRGRGRPSGKRR is encoded by the coding sequence ATGTCGAAGCTCGGCAACCTCGGCGCCCGACTGCACCGTGGCGAGGTCGGCTACGACTTCGTCAAGAACCGCAAGATCTGGTACGGCATCTCGATACTGATCACCATCACGGCCATCGTCGGCCTGGCGGTGCGCGGCCTGAACATGGGCATCGAGTTCCAGGGCGGCGCCGTCTTCACCACCGGCAAGACCTCCGTCTCCGTCTCGCAGGCCGAGGAGTACGCGGAAGAGGCATCCGGCCACGACGCCATCGTCCAGAAGCTCGGCAACGGCGACGACGGCAGCCTGCGGATCCAGGTCGCCGGCATCGACACCGAGCGGGCCGACCAGATCAAGGACACCCTCGCCGAGGACATGAAGGTCGACCCCGAGTCGATCAACGCCGAGCTGGTCGGCCCGAGCTGGGGCGACCAGATCGCCAACAAGGCCTGGCAGGGCCTCGGCATCTTCCTGATCCTCGTGGTGATCTACCTGGCGATCGCCTTCGAGTGGCGCATGGCGGTCGCGGCGTTCGTCGCCCTGATCCACGACATCACCATCACCGTCGGCATCTACGCCCTCGTCGGCTTCGAGGTGACGCCGGGCACGGTGATCGGTCTGCTGACCATCCTCGGCTACTCGCTCTACGACACGGTCGTCGTCTTCGACAGCCTCAAGGAGCAGACGAGGGACATCACCAAGCAGACCCGCTGGACCTACAGCGACATCGCCAACCGGTCGATCAACAGCACCCTGGTCCGCTCGGTCAACACCACGGTCGTCGCGCTGCTGCCGGTGGCGGGCCTGCTGTTCATCGGCGGCGGTGTCCTCGGCGCCGGCATGCTGAACGACATCTCGCTGTCGCTCTTCGTCGGCCTCGCGGCCGGCGCGTACTCCTCGATCTTCATCGCCACGCCGCTCGTCGCCGACCTCAAGGAGCGCGAGCCGCAGATGAAGGCGCTGCGCAAGCGCGTCCTGGCCAAGCGGGCGCAGGGCGGCGACCACGACGAGCCGCAGACCGGCGACGGCGGCGACGAGGCGTACGCCGACGAGGCCACGCCCGCGGTCGTCGGTCCCCGCGACCAGTCCGGGACCCGCACCCGCGGCCGGGGCCGCCCCTCCGGGAAGCGCCGATGA
- the secD gene encoding protein translocase subunit SecD gives MAAPKRGRNASAQSKPGRSLALILIAIVALTGGMFASGHTTPRLGIDLAGGTSITLRAVAEDGNEAAINKTNMDTAVSIMERRVNGLGVSEAEVQTQGTHNIIVNIPKGTNSKQARDQVGTTAKLYFRPVLATEPTGGAPATPSPTGTPSGSPSAAASEKATDKATEGASPSASATGTPSASATTQGRAVTGALKADPTPSGSASGSPAASPSPSASAGGGTDSGSDAQAAYATLDCSNESQRTKAGEGAKPEETTVGCGEIQGVWYKYLLGPAAVDGTDVKKAQAVYDTQSGAGWKVQMDFTSGGDKKFGDITAKLAQNPQPQNQFGIVLDGEVVSSPYVNQAITGGNAEISGSFTQQEAQGLANMLSYGALPLTFKEDSVTTVTAALGGEQLEAGLIAGAIGLALVVLYLVVYYRGLALIAIASLLVSAALTYVIMSLLGPAIGFALNLPAVCGAIVAIGITADSFIVYFERVRDEIREGRTLRPAVERAWPRARRTILVSDFVSFLAAAVLFIVTVGKVQGFAFTLGLTTVLDVVVVFFFTKPLLTLLARRRFFADGHPWSGLDPKRLGARPPLRRTRRPAAGPVETKEA, from the coding sequence GTGGCAGCACCTAAAAGGGGCCGGAACGCGAGCGCCCAGAGCAAGCCGGGGCGCTCGCTGGCCCTGATCCTGATCGCCATCGTGGCGCTCACCGGGGGCATGTTCGCCTCCGGTCACACCACTCCGCGGCTCGGCATCGACCTGGCCGGCGGCACGAGCATCACGCTCCGCGCCGTCGCGGAGGACGGCAACGAGGCAGCGATCAACAAGACCAACATGGACACCGCGGTCTCCATCATGGAGCGGCGGGTCAACGGTCTTGGCGTCTCCGAGGCGGAAGTCCAGACGCAGGGCACGCACAACATCATCGTGAACATCCCCAAGGGCACGAACTCCAAGCAGGCCCGGGATCAGGTCGGCACCACCGCCAAGCTCTACTTCCGCCCGGTGCTGGCCACCGAGCCCACCGGCGGCGCCCCCGCCACTCCCTCGCCCACCGGGACGCCGAGCGGCTCCCCGAGCGCCGCCGCCTCCGAGAAGGCCACGGACAAGGCCACGGAGGGCGCGAGCCCGTCCGCCTCCGCGACCGGCACGCCCTCCGCCTCCGCCACCACCCAGGGCCGCGCGGTCACCGGCGCCCTCAAGGCCGACCCCACCCCGTCCGGCAGCGCCTCCGGCTCCCCGGCGGCCAGCCCCTCCCCGTCGGCGAGCGCCGGCGGCGGCACCGACTCCGGCAGCGACGCGCAGGCCGCGTACGCCACGCTCGACTGCTCCAACGAGAGCCAGCGCACCAAGGCAGGCGAGGGCGCCAAGCCCGAGGAGACCACGGTCGGCTGCGGCGAGATCCAGGGCGTCTGGTACAAGTACCTGCTCGGCCCGGCGGCCGTCGACGGCACCGACGTCAAGAAGGCCCAGGCCGTCTACGACACCCAGAGCGGCGCCGGCTGGAAGGTCCAGATGGACTTCACCTCCGGCGGCGACAAGAAGTTCGGCGACATCACCGCCAAGCTGGCGCAGAACCCCCAGCCGCAGAACCAGTTCGGCATCGTCCTGGACGGCGAGGTCGTCTCCAGCCCGTACGTCAACCAGGCGATCACCGGCGGCAACGCCGAGATCTCCGGCAGCTTCACCCAGCAGGAGGCCCAGGGCCTCGCCAACATGCTGTCGTACGGCGCCCTCCCGCTGACCTTCAAGGAGGACAGCGTCACCACCGTGACCGCGGCGCTCGGCGGCGAGCAGCTGGAGGCCGGCCTGATCGCCGGCGCCATCGGCCTCGCCCTGGTCGTGCTCTACCTGGTGGTCTACTACCGCGGCCTGGCGCTCATCGCGATCGCCTCGCTGCTGGTCTCCGCCGCCCTCACCTACGTGATCATGTCGCTGCTCGGCCCGGCCATCGGCTTCGCGCTGAACCTGCCGGCCGTCTGCGGCGCCATCGTCGCCATCGGCATCACGGCGGACTCGTTCATCGTCTACTTCGAACGGGTCCGGGACGAGATCCGCGAGGGCCGCACCCTGCGCCCGGCCGTCGAGCGCGCCTGGCCCCGCGCCCGGCGCACCATCCTGGTCTCCGACTTCGTGTCCTTCCTCGCCGCGGCGGTGCTCTTCATCGTCACCGTCGGCAAGGTCCAGGGCTTCGCCTTCACGCTGGGTCTGACCACCGTCCTCGACGTCGTGGTCGTGTTCTTCTTCACCAAGCCGCTCCTGACGCTGCTCGCCCGCCGCAGGTTCTTCGCGGACGGCCACCCCTGGTCCGGCCTCGACCCCAAGCGCCTGGGCGCCCGTCCGCCGCTGCGCCGCACCCGCCGTCCCGCCGCCGGCCCCGTCGAAACGAAGGAGGCCTGA
- the yajC gene encoding preprotein translocase subunit YajC: MSLVTLLPFIVLIGAMILMTRSAKKKQQQAIEMRNQMQPGSGVRTIGGMYATVKEVSEDTVLLDAGPGVELLFAKNSIGAVLSDDEYNRIVHGIEHDLKSDSDLVPDDASALTETDGDSDAAAASDDKAVDLGKKDAEPSDDTADEAPKKTDGDTDAK; encoded by the coding sequence GTGAGTCTCGTGACCCTCCTCCCGTTCATCGTGCTCATCGGGGCCATGATCCTGATGACCCGGTCGGCCAAGAAGAAGCAGCAGCAGGCCATCGAGATGCGGAACCAGATGCAGCCCGGTTCCGGCGTCCGCACCATCGGGGGCATGTACGCCACGGTCAAGGAGGTCAGCGAGGACACGGTCCTCCTCGACGCCGGGCCGGGCGTCGAACTGCTCTTCGCGAAGAACTCGATCGGTGCCGTTCTCTCCGACGACGAGTACAACCGCATCGTCCACGGCATCGAGCACGACCTGAAGTCCGACTCGGACCTCGTCCCGGACGACGCCTCCGCCCTCACCGAGACCGACGGCGACTCCGACGCTGCCGCCGCCTCCGACGACAAGGCCGTCGACCTCGGCAAGAAGGACGCGGAGCCCTCCGACGACACCGCGGACGAGGCGCCGAAGAAGACCGACGGCGACACCGACGCGAAGTAG
- the ruvB gene encoding Holliday junction branch migration DNA helicase RuvB, translating into MNWDDTTDTSAGERLVGPVADREDQAVEAALRPKDLGEFIGQEKVREQLDLVLRAARARGATADHVLLSGAPGLGKTTLSMIIAAEMGAPIRITSGPAIQHAGDLAAILSSLQEGEVLFLDEIHRMSRPAEEMLYMAMEDFRVDVIVGKGPGATAIPLELPPFTLVGATTRAGLLPPPLRDRFGFTAHMEFYEPAELRRVVHRSASLLDVEIDTDGAAEIAGRSRGTPRIANRLLRRVRDYAQVKADGVITREIAAAALAVYEVDARGLDRLDRAVLEALLKLFGGGPVGLSTLAVAVGEERETVEEVAEPFLVREGLLARTPRGRVATPAAWAHLGLTPPRPQAGGNGQQDLFGA; encoded by the coding sequence ATGAACTGGGACGACACGACCGACACCTCCGCCGGCGAGCGGCTGGTGGGCCCTGTCGCCGACCGCGAGGACCAGGCCGTCGAGGCCGCCCTGCGCCCGAAGGACCTGGGCGAGTTCATCGGCCAGGAGAAGGTGCGGGAGCAGCTCGACCTGGTGCTGCGCGCCGCCCGCGCGCGCGGCGCCACCGCCGACCACGTCCTGCTCTCCGGCGCGCCCGGCCTCGGCAAGACCACCCTCTCGATGATCATCGCGGCCGAGATGGGCGCCCCCATCCGCATCACCTCCGGCCCCGCCATCCAGCACGCCGGCGACCTCGCGGCGATCCTCTCCTCCCTCCAGGAGGGCGAGGTGCTCTTCCTCGACGAGATCCACCGCATGTCCCGGCCCGCCGAGGAGATGCTCTACATGGCGATGGAGGACTTCCGCGTCGACGTCATCGTCGGCAAGGGCCCGGGCGCCACCGCCATCCCCCTGGAGCTGCCGCCGTTCACCCTGGTCGGCGCCACCACGCGGGCGGGCCTGCTGCCGCCCCCGCTGCGCGACCGCTTCGGCTTCACCGCCCACATGGAGTTCTACGAACCGGCCGAACTGCGGCGGGTCGTCCACCGCTCCGCCAGCCTGCTCGACGTCGAGATCGACACCGACGGCGCGGCGGAGATCGCCGGCCGCTCCCGGGGCACGCCCCGGATCGCCAACCGCCTGCTGCGCCGGGTGCGGGACTACGCCCAGGTCAAGGCGGACGGCGTCATCACCCGGGAGATCGCCGCGGCCGCCCTCGCGGTCTACGAGGTCGACGCCCGCGGCCTCGACCGTCTCGACCGCGCCGTCCTGGAGGCCCTGCTCAAGCTGTTCGGCGGCGGGCCGGTCGGCCTGTCGACGCTCGCCGTCGCGGTGGGGGAGGAACGCGAGACCGTCGAGGAGGTGGCCGAGCCCTTCCTGGTCCGAGAAGGCCTGCTGGCCCGTACCCCCCGCGGCCGGGTCGCCACCCCGGCCGCATGGGCGCATCTCGGCCTGACCCCGCCCCGCCCGCAGGCCGGGGGAAACGGACAACAGGACCTGTTCGGGGCGTGA
- the ruvA gene encoding Holliday junction branch migration protein RuvA, with translation MIAFVSGTVAALAPDAAVIEVGGVGMAVQCTPNTLSTLRVGRPAKLATSLVVREDSLTLYGFADDDERQVFELLQTASGVGPRLAQAMLAVHTPDALRRAVSTGDEKALTAVPGIGKKGAQKLLLELKDRLGEPLGAPSVGAPVTAGWRDQLHAALIGLGYATREADEAVAAVTPRAEAADGPPQIGPLLKAALQTLNRAR, from the coding sequence ATGATCGCCTTCGTCAGCGGCACGGTCGCCGCCCTCGCCCCGGACGCCGCGGTGATCGAGGTCGGCGGCGTCGGCATGGCCGTCCAGTGCACGCCGAACACGCTCTCCACCCTCCGGGTGGGCCGGCCCGCGAAGCTCGCCACCTCCCTGGTGGTACGGGAGGACTCGCTCACGCTGTACGGCTTCGCGGACGACGACGAGCGCCAGGTCTTCGAACTGCTGCAGACCGCGAGCGGCGTCGGCCCCCGCCTGGCCCAGGCCATGCTCGCGGTGCACACCCCCGACGCCCTGCGCCGCGCGGTCTCCACCGGCGACGAGAAGGCGCTCACCGCGGTGCCCGGCATCGGCAAGAAGGGCGCGCAGAAGCTGCTGCTGGAGCTGAAGGACCGGCTCGGTGAACCCCTCGGCGCGCCGTCCGTCGGCGCTCCGGTCACCGCCGGCTGGCGCGACCAGCTGCACGCCGCGCTCATCGGCCTGGGCTACGCCACCCGCGAGGCCGACGAGGCCGTCGCCGCGGTGACCCCGCGGGCCGAGGCCGCCGACGGCCCGCCCCAGATCGGCCCGCTGCTGAAGGCCGCGCTGCAGACCCTGAACCGGGCCCGCTGA